In Candidatus Beckwithbacteria bacterium, one DNA window encodes the following:
- the rpsR gene encoding 30S ribosomal protein S18 has protein sequence MQKKRKPRKLPPVKTNDPFVKAGTQPTYKQPEELAPYLSDRGKIMPKSRTGLTAKTQRRLAREVKRARHLALLPFVSGQR, from the coding sequence ATGCAAAAAAAACGTAAGCCACGGAAGCTGCCGCCAGTTAAAACCAATGATCCGTTTGTTAAAGCCGGCACTCAGCCGACTTATAAACAACCGGAAGAACTCGCTCCATATTTGAGTGATCGAGGCAAAATCATGCCTAAAAGCAGAACTGGTTTAACAGCTAAAACCCAACGTCGGCTAGCTAGAGAAGTGAAACGAGCTCGTCATTTAGCTCTGCTTCCCTTTGTTTCTGGCCAACGATAA